The window GTCAATACGAAGTTATAGTAAAGGTTCACAGGGTCTTTTCGTCCCATTGCGGGTAATCGGCATCTTCACCGATACTACAATTTCACCGAGCTCGTGGCTGAGACAGTGCCCAGATCGTTACACCATTCGTGCAGGTCGGAACTTACCCGACAAGGAATTTCGCTACCTTAGGACCGTTATAGTTACGGCCGCCGTTTACTGGGGCTTCAGTTAATGCCTTCGGTTTAACCCTAAGCACCTTCCTTAACCTTCCAGCACCGGGCAGGTGTCAGACCCTATACAGCATCTTTCGATTTAGCAGAGTCCTGTGTTTTTGATAAACAGTCGCCTGGGCCTCTTCACTGCGGCCACCATTGCTGATGGCGTCTCTTCTTCCGAAGTTACGAGACTATTTTGCCTAGTTCCTTAGCCACGACTCACTCGAGCACCTTAGGATTCTCTCCTCGACCACCTGTGTCGGTTTTGGTACGGGTTGCTTCACTTCGGCTTTTCTTGGATCAGATTACTCTACAGCAGCTTCGCCCGAAGGCTAGGCCTTGACTATTCCGTCAGTCTCCAGCAGATACATCCAACCGTCCCCTTTATTCGTGAGCAAGTATGGGAATATTAACCCATTGTCCATCCACTACCCCTTTCGGGTTCGCGTTAGGTCCCGACTAACCCTCAGCTGATTAGCATGGCTGAGGAAGCCTTGGTCTTTCGGTGAGCAGGTTTCTCGCCTGCTTTATCGTTACTTATGCCTACATTTTCTTTTCTATCCGCTCCACAATACCTCACAGTACTGCTTCGGCGCAAATAGAATGCTCTCCTACCAGATATATCTAAAATATAAATCCATAGCTTCGGTAATATGTTTATGCCCGATTATTATCCATGCCGGACCGCTCGACTAGTGAGCTGTTACGCACTCTTTAAATGAATGGCTGCTTCCAAGCCAACATCCTAGCTGTCAATGCAGTCCAACCGCGTTGCTTCAACTTAACATATATTTGGGGACCTTAGCTGTTGGTCTGGGTTCTTTCCCTCTCGGACATGGACCTTAGCACCCATGCCCTCACTGCCGACGAACATTTATTAGCATTCGGAGTTTGTCAGGAATTGGTAGGTGGTGAAACCCCCGCATCCAATCAGTAGCTCTACCTCTAATAAACTTAACATCGACGCTGCACCTAAATGCATTTCGGAGAGTACGAGCTATCTCCCAGTTTGATTGGCCTTTCACCCCTACCCACAGGTCATCCGAAGACTTTTCAACGTCAACCGGTTCGGTCCTCCACTCTGTGTTACCAGAGCTTCAACCTGCCCATGGGTAGATCACAAGGTTTCGCGTCTAATCCTACTAACTATCCGCCCTATTCAGACTCGCTTTCGCTCCGGCTCCGGTACTTAATACCTTAACCTCGCTAGTAAAATTAACTCGTAGGCTCATTATGCAAAAGGCACGCCGTCACAGCATTACGCTGCTCCGACCGCTTGTAGGCGTACGGTTTCAGGTTCTATTTCACCCTTCTATTCGAAGTGCTTTTCACCTTTCCTTCACAGTACTTGTTCACTATCGGTCTTTCAGGAGTATTTAGCCTTGGAGGATGGTCCCCCCATATTCAGACAGGATTTCACGTGTCCCGCCCTACTCATTTATCATCCAAATATGCCTTTCGAGTACAGGATTTTCACCTTCTATGATTGTTCTTTCCAGAACATTCCTCTAAACATATAAAGACTTTTGGGCTAATCCGCTTTCGCTCGCCACTACTTACGGAATCTCTTCGATTTCTTTTCCTCCGGGTACTTAGATGTTTCAGTTCTCCGGGTTTGCTCCTCCTAAGAGGTAATACATCTTCAATGTATTGGGTTGCCCCATTCGGACATCTGCGGATCAATTCGTGTGTGCCAATCCCCGCAGCTTTTCGCAGCTTACCACGTCCTTCTTCGCCTCTGAAAGCCTAGGCATCCGCCATACGCCCTTAACGATTTCTTTCCTATTGGTTACTCAAGCGCTTTATGCGCTCGGTTTTCTCTTTGTGATGTCTTTACCGTTAATGTCAATGATCTTAATGTCTTCTTTTTGGTTTAGTAAACAATTGTTGTTTTTGGCTCCAATCGTCACTTTTAAACTAAACCTCCAAAACTGTGGAGAATAAGGGAGTCGAACCCTTGACCTCCTGCGTGCAAGGCAGGCGCTCTAGCCAGCTGAGCTAATTCCCCCTCTAGGTGCTGTAGGCTCTAGGCTATAAGCGACAGGCTAAATGCCTACTGCTTGAAGCTTAATGCTTACCGCTTTAATTAGTAGTCTCGGGCAGGCTCGAACTGCCGACCTCTACATTATCAGTGTAGCGCTCTAACCAGCTGAGCTACGAGACTGTCTTTTAGACGTAAAAGATGATAGACTGATAGATAATAGACTAATTTCTTCGTCTTTCTCTCTCTGCTTTTATCTTCTTTGCCTCTCTCAATCCCTTTACTAATTTCTAGTGGGTGTTGTATTGTTAATATAACCAACCAAACAAAAAACTAAAGCTATTGCTTTAAGTAAGTATAATGTACTTGCGTACTGATTTTGTTTAACGTCTTAAGACGCTCTAAAATGAGATGTTCCAGCCGCACCTTCCGGTACGGCTACCTTGTTACGACTTAGCCCTAGTTACCTGTTTTACCCTAGGCAGCTCCTGTTACGGTCACCGACTTCAGGTACCCCAGACTTCCATGGCTTGACGGGCGGTGTGTACAAGGCCCGGGAACGTATTCACCGCGCCATGGCTGATGCGCGATTACTAGCGATTCCAGCTTCATAGAGTCGAGTTGCAGACTCCAATCCGAACTGAGACCGGCTTTCGAGATTTGCATCACATCGCTGTGTAGCTGCCCTCTGTACCGGCCATTGTATTACGTGTGTGGCCCAAGGCGTAAGGGCCGTGATGATTTGACGTCATCCCCACCTTCCTCTCTACTTGCGTAGGCAGTCTCACTAGAGTCCCCAACTTAATGATGGCAACTAGTGACAGGGGTTGCGCTCGTTGCAGGACTTAACCTAACACCTCACGGCACGAGCTGACGACAACCATGCAGCACCTTGAAAAATGTCCGAAGAAAAGTCTATTTCTAAACCTGTCATTTCCCATTTAAGCCTTGGTAAGGTTCCTCGCGTATCATCGAATTAAACCACATAATCCACCGCTTGTGCGGGCCCCCGTCAATTCCTTTGAGTTTCATTCTTGCGAACGTACTCCCCAGGTGGCTAACTTATCACTTTCGCTTAGTCTCTGAAACTTACGCTCCAAAAACGAGTTAGCATCGTTTACGGCGTGGACTACCAGGGTATCTAATCCTGTTCGCTCCCCACGCTTTCGTCCATCAGCGTCAGTTGTTGCTTAGTAACCTGCCTTCGCAATTGGTGTTCTAAGTAATATCTATGCATTTCACCGCTACACTACTTATTCCAGCTACTTCAACAACACTCAAGACCTGCAGTATCAATGGCAGTTTCACAGTTAAGCTGTGAGATTTCACCACTGACTTACAGATCCGCCTACGGACCCTTTAAACCCAATAAATCCGGATAACGCTTGCACCCTCCGTATTACCGCGGCTGCTGGCACGGAGTTAGCCGGTGCTTATTCGTACAGTACCTTCAGCTACCCTCACGAGGGTAGGTTTATCCCTGTACAAAAGAAGTTTACAACCCATAGGGCCGTCATCCTTCACGCGGGATGGCTGGATCAGGCTCGCACCCATTGTCCAATATTCCTCACTGCTGCCTCCCGTAGGAGTCTGGTCCGTGTCTCAGTACCAGTGTGGGGGATCACCCTCTCAGGCCCCCTAAAGATCGTAGACTTGGTGAGCCGTTACCTCACCAACTATCTAATCTTGCGCGTGCCCATCTCTATCCACCGGAGTTTTCAATTTCTAATGATGCCATCAGAAATATTATGGGGTATTAATCTTCCTTTCGAAAGGCTATCCCCCCTGATAAAGGCAGGTTGCACACGTGTTCCGCACCCGTACGCCGCTCTCAAGATTCCGAAGAATCTCTACCGCTCGGCTTGCATGTGTTAGGCCTCCCGCTAGCGTTCATCCTGAGCCAGGATCAAACTCTCCATTGTATGTTTGTCTGACTCACTCAAAGTTTTTGACGCTTTAGTTTTTCCTTACTTGGTTGTTATATTGTATGTCAATGATCTTTATATCTTCCGCTTTATAACGTAGCAATCTTCTCTGTCAGTGTCGCTCCGTATTTGCGAATGCAAAAGTAAAACTTTATTTTTTAATGACCAAATGTTTCGAAAGAAAAATTTAAAGTTTTTTAAGTAACCTTAACCCTCTCTCGTAACCTCAATCCCTCTACTCCTGCGCTCCCTGTAATTGGGACTGCAAAGATACAAACTATTTTTTAACTAACAACTTTTTTGATAAAAAAAGTAAAAGTTTTTTCGAACGTATCTTATAAAGTAAATAATGTCTCTGCTTATCTAAAAGCCCTTCTGCGCTTACCGAATCCCTTTCGTTTTTCAGTGGGGCAAAGATAACAACTTATTACAACGCAAAACAAGTTTATTTAACATAAATGTTACCGTTTATTAATATTTAACCCTAAGACACTGGAACGCAGAGAGAAAAATTTTAAACATCTGTTTGGTGAACCGGATGAGAGCGTGAGAGGGTTGGAGGGTTGGAGAGGGTGAGAGGATAGGATTCGGGGAGCGGGATGCGGGGTTTTGGGGTGTGGAAGGATTAAAATAATGTATATATTATATAATAGAAACTAAACTATATAAAAGAACGGACTTTCTTCTAACAAGCTTAGGATTATAGACCGCTTCCGGTGAATGGCCAGGTACAATAACCACAGGTCGCACGGATTTGTACAGTGGACAACGGATACAATATATATAAGGAAAAGCCGAGCGTACAGAAGACACCTATTCTATATCCCGGATAGCATTGTCACTCCGTAGGAGTTTATAAAAAGCCTTTTCCATACAATTTACATGGCAGAAATATAATTCATTGTAATTATGCTTCGACTCCGCTCAGCATGACACTGCTAATACTAACTGCTAAAAAAACTTAGACAACCCTCGTTTTACATCCTCTAAAATTCTTGTGAGTAAGTCTGAATTCCTGCGCAATGACACAGGGGAAATGGAAGTATGTTAATATACGAATCACTTTCTATAGAAATGGGTAATATTAAAAACGTCAACCGGATCACCGTTTCTACCCGAAGACTCGAAGCCAGAAACTACATAAACTAAACCAGGAACCCGCAACACAATAACCCGAATCCCGCACCTCATCATTTATCATTCATAATTCTCTTCTAGCCCTGATAGGAATGGTTACCCCGCAGCATGGGTTGGAGGGTGGGTGGGCGTGGGGGTGCGATGGCGCGAGGAGTAGGAATGGATAGCAGGATAAAGCTCCTGAGAATATTGGAGAGCTGGAGAGTGGTGGAAAAGATGAGAAATTAGAAAAAGCAGTTGAGATTCTCCTATACTATATATAAATATAATAAGCAGAACTAATTCAGAAGTCATAATCAGTCAAACAATCTCAATTGCTGATCCCGGGTTCCGGTAAAGTTGGCGGTTGAAAGTTTTGGAAATTCTTTACCTTCAAAAAACTTCTTTCTACCAATTTTAAAGGTGTTATGAATCATTTCTGCAATATTCCCCTCCCCTCTCTGTCTTTCAAAATATCTTTTATCCCCAAGTTTTCCCCCTCGCATAGACCGGATAAGATTTAAAACTTTCTGTGCCCTGTCCGGAAAATGAGTTTCAATCCAATTTACAAACACAGGCTCTACCGTATCATTCAATCTTACCAGCGTGTATCCGAATCCCAATGCTCCCGCATCAGAAACAGACTTTAATATATTCAATGGTTCATCGCTATTGAGCCCCGGAATAATGGGAGCTACCATTACATGAACAGGAATTTTGTTTTCAGAAAGAATTTCAACGGCTTTTAATTTATTTTTTGCTGAGCTTGTTCTTGGTTCCATCTTTCGTCGTAGCTCTTCATTGATTGTTGGAATACTTAAAGAAACAGAGACCAGATTTTGTTCTGCCATCGGCTTTAAAATATCCAGATCTCTCAAGACCATTGCATTTTTGGTCAGAATATTGACCGGATGCCTGTAATCCAGACATACCTTCAGTAATTTCCTGGTGATTTCAAATTGTTTTTCGGCAGGCTGATAACAGTCTGTATTTCCGGACAATAGAATAGGAGCAGCTTTATAACCTCTTTTTTGAAAAAATTTTTCAAGTAATTCGGGCGCATTTTTCTTGACCATGATCTTTCTTTCAAAATCAATTCCGGCACTATAGCCCCAGTACTCGTGGGTAGGCCTTGCAAAGCAATACGAGCAGCCATGCTCACACCCCTGATAAGGGTTCATGGAATATTCCATCGGGAGGTCTTCACTTTTGACCTGATTGACAATGGTTTTGGGAAAAACCTCGGTGAAAGAAGTTTTTATGGTTTCGAAATCTTCATCTTCAGGCTCATAGGTATACCTGTCGAAACGATTGACAACGTTCCGCTGAGCTCCCTGACCTTTGATGAAATTTTCGTTCTGCATGATGATGTAAAATTAAAATGGAATTTTTATAAAATAATGAGTTTTAACATTAAAGTTTTCCACAAAAAAATCCAACACCTTCAAAAGTATTGGATTTAAACATAATTAAATATATTTTTTTACTACTTCAGCGCGTAAAATTCCACTCCGTGTGTTTCGTCGTCGTGGCTTTTTTCATCAAAGTGTCTGTGATAGTCCGAATAGGAATCACTATATTTTTTATCTTTTTTTGTCAAAATTTTTTTTATACTAATTAAGCCTAATACTGCCAAAAGACCAACTCCTCCTGCCAGTAAAACTCCAACTTCTTTTTTCATATTTTCTCTGATTTATTAATGATACCATTGCAAAAAGCATACCTCTTTTATTTTTTTAAATTATAAATTTTGTTAACATTAAACTTTATTTTTAGGAAAATTGCAATCTGCTATTTTTCTTATATTTAGAAATTGCAATGGTTTAATTATTGTACTTAATACCAAAAATAATATTATGGAAAATCCAGAAAACATTGACAGGATGACGACCCTAAGCCAAGTGATGAAAACGCTTTCTGAAAGAGGAATACATAGAGAATTCAGGATGAACGAAAAGTGTGAAATGAAGTTTGAAAATTCGGATATCGTTTATCAGCCCGCTGATTTGGTCATTTTAAAAACGTACCGTTTTGAGGGG of the Chryseobacterium aureum genome contains:
- a CDS encoding PA0069 family radical SAM protein; its protein translation is MQNENFIKGQGAQRNVVNRFDRYTYEPEDEDFETIKTSFTEVFPKTIVNQVKSEDLPMEYSMNPYQGCEHGCSYCFARPTHEYWGYSAGIDFERKIMVKKNAPELLEKFFQKRGYKAAPILLSGNTDCYQPAEKQFEITRKLLKVCLDYRHPVNILTKNAMVLRDLDILKPMAEQNLVSVSLSIPTINEELRRKMEPRTSSAKNKLKAVEILSENKIPVHVMVAPIIPGLNSDEPLNILKSVSDAGALGFGYTLVRLNDTVEPVFVNWIETHFPDRAQKVLNLIRSMRGGKLGDKRYFERQRGEGNIAEMIHNTFKIGRKKFFEGKEFPKLSTANFTGTRDQQLRLFD